The nucleotide window ACTTCGTAACACCTCACGCCTACACGGACAAGATACTGACACTGCAGTGAAAGGGGGTGGCAGAATGGCACTGGCTTTCCTTTCATCTTTATTTGGGAAGAAGAAAAAGGAGGAAGTGGCCACCCCCGAAGCGGAGGAAGTAACGTACGAGGAGCTCGAAGAGACCGTGGAGAACAGGGAGGAAAACGAGCAGATAACCCAGCTCATGGAGAGGATAAACGAGATCGAGAACGACCTCCCGAGGATAAAGATAAGCATCGACACCATAAAGAAGCAGATACAGGAGCTCCGCGACGACATCGACAGGCTCGACAAGACCATCAAGGACGTCATGATGCTCTACGAGGTCATCAGCCAGGAGATCAACCCCTTCAAGGAGCAGATGGGGCAGGAGAACCCGCTCAGCAACGAAATACAGGAGCTCAGAAAGGAGCTGGAGAACCTCAAGATGGAGCTGGCCCAGGTCAAGAACGACATCAAGGTGCTGGCAGGGTATGGTGTGGACATAGACTCGATAATCTACGAGGTGCTGGCGGAGGTGTGATGCAATGCAGCTAGCGGGGTTCGTCACCGAGGC belongs to Thermococcus sp. AM4 and includes:
- a CDS encoding flagella accessory protein C yields the protein MALAFLSSLFGKKKKEEVATPEAEEVTYEELEETVENREENEQITQLMERINEIENDLPRIKISIDTIKKQIQELRDDIDRLDKTIKDVMMLYEVISQEINPFKEQMGQENPLSNEIQELRKELENLKMELAQVKNDIKVLAGYGVDIDSIIYEVLAEV